A genomic window from Acidobacteriota bacterium includes:
- a CDS encoding TlpA disulfide reductase family protein, translated as MISRLQRKLPSRSSWLSAWALVVLVLTLLPVHPAQGQTGLVLPGADGGELATGRLSAGDAVVVVWASWSPRCRDIDRSINQIADRWGGRARVVSISFQEDRAAVREFLARRSISVPTYLDAEGTFSKRHGVTTLPSLLVLRQGSVAYRGGLPADFHRTIGDALGGS; from the coding sequence TTGATCTCCCGGCTCCAGCGCAAGCTCCCCTCCCGCAGCTCGTGGCTTTCGGCGTGGGCGCTGGTGGTCCTGGTGCTGACCTTGCTGCCGGTCCACCCGGCGCAGGGGCAGACCGGCTTGGTGCTCCCGGGGGCCGATGGAGGGGAACTCGCCACAGGCCGTCTGAGCGCTGGCGATGCGGTGGTGGTGGTCTGGGCCTCCTGGTCCCCCCGGTGCCGCGACATCGACCGCTCGATCAATCAGATCGCGGACCGCTGGGGCGGTCGGGCGCGGGTGGTCTCCATCAGCTTCCAGGAAGATCGAGCCGCGGTGCGGGAGTTTCTGGCCCGCCGCTCCATCTCGGTTCCCACCTATCTCGATGCCGAGGGCACCTTTTCCAAGCGTCACGGCGTGACCACCCTTCCCAGCCTTTTGGTGTTGCGCCAGGGCTCGGTGGCTTACCGTGGCGGTCTGCCAGCGGACTTCCACCGGACCATCGGTGACGCCCTCGGCGGGTCCTGA
- a CDS encoding ABC transporter permease: MTQHLFLLRELVRRDFRGRYAGSVLGFLWSFVQPLWQLLLFSFIFGSLMKISPLGERTDNFGVFLFCGLLPWTAFHEGIVRASTAITENASLVKKLNFPSELLILAVALGALLHEAIAAAIFVVVLVLMGELVLTGLPLLLVALPLQLALTLGLGLLLSAVHVFFRDTAQVVTMVFTGWFYFTPIVYPMSLVPERFLPWIEANPLTALVALYRAAFLGGPPVDPSGVLLLALWSVASAALGLFLFLRLKPSFADEI; this comes from the coding sequence TTGACCCAACACCTCTTTCTTCTCCGCGAGCTCGTGCGTCGGGACTTCCGTGGCCGGTACGCTGGTAGCGTCCTGGGCTTTTTGTGGTCCTTCGTGCAGCCTCTCTGGCAGCTCCTCCTCTTCAGCTTCATCTTCGGTAGCCTGATGAAGATCTCGCCGCTGGGAGAACGCACCGACAATTTCGGCGTGTTTCTCTTCTGCGGGCTGCTGCCCTGGACGGCCTTCCACGAGGGCATTGTCCGCGCGTCCACGGCGATCACCGAGAACGCCAGCCTGGTCAAGAAGCTCAACTTCCCCTCCGAGCTGCTGATCCTGGCGGTGGCGTTGGGGGCTTTGCTCCACGAAGCCATCGCCGCGGCGATCTTCGTCGTGGTCCTGGTGCTGATGGGTGAGCTGGTGCTCACGGGCCTGCCGCTGCTGTTGGTGGCCCTGCCGCTGCAGCTGGCGCTGACCCTCGGCCTGGGGCTCCTCCTGTCGGCGGTCCACGTCTTTTTCCGCGACACCGCGCAGGTGGTCACCATGGTGTTCACCGGCTGGTTCTACTTCACCCCCATCGTCTATCCCATGAGCCTGGTGCCCGAGCGCTTCTTGCCCTGGATCGAGGCCAATCCCCTGACCGCCTTGGTGGCCCTGTATCGGGCTGCCTTCCTCGGCGGCCCGCCGGTGGACCCTTCGGGAGTGCTGCTGCTGGCGCTTTGGTCGGTGGCTTCGGCTGCTCTCGGCTTATTTCTCTTCTTGCGCTTGAAGCCCAGCTTCGCCGACGAAATCTAG
- a CDS encoding sigma-70 family RNA polymerase sigma factor, which yields MTSAEKIEYQDNQPRAWNFEDATMPYLDALYNTAYRMTRNSEDAEDLIQETYLKAYKYYDKFQEGTNLKAWLFKIMKNTFINAYRKRQQVPPETDFGEIEGSFESLVSEEVIRSIKDPEEELVAGVLDEDIQSALEELPEDFRMVVLLADLEGFSYKEIAGILDVPVGTVMSRLYRGRRLLEAAMLEYAREHGYLRDGEPPAKMRSRNGDT from the coding sequence ATGACCTCAGCCGAAAAGATCGAATACCAGGACAACCAGCCGCGAGCCTGGAATTTCGAGGACGCGACAATGCCGTACCTCGACGCGCTGTACAACACCGCCTACCGGATGACGCGCAATTCCGAGGACGCCGAGGATCTGATCCAGGAGACCTACCTCAAGGCCTACAAGTACTACGACAAGTTCCAGGAAGGCACCAATCTCAAGGCCTGGCTGTTCAAAATTATGAAGAACACCTTCATAAATGCGTATCGCAAGCGCCAGCAAGTGCCGCCGGAAACGGATTTCGGTGAGATCGAGGGGTCTTTCGAGAGCCTGGTCAGCGAAGAGGTCATCCGCAGCATCAAGGACCCGGAGGAAGAGCTGGTCGCCGGGGTTCTGGACGAAGACATCCAGAGCGCCCTGGAAGAGCTTCCGGAGGACTTTCGCATGGTCGTGCTGCTGGCGGACCTGGAAGGCTTCAGCTACAAAGAGATCGCGGGCATCCTCGACGTTCCGGTGGGGACGGTGATGAGTCGCCTCTACCGTGGTCGTCGTCTGCTGGAGGCCGCGATGCTCGAATATGCTCGGGAGCATGGATATTTGCGCGACGGCGAGCCGCCGGCGAAGATGCGCAGCCGCAACGGCGATACCTGA
- a CDS encoding PfkB family carbohydrate kinase, with amino-acid sequence MTSAHPPTSSTLGAPPSQERLLELIDALAGQPVVMLVDLVADHFITGAPKRISREAPVLILSYESESVIPGGGANAVANVRALGGEPRPVGVVGDDASGQRLLQVFAERGIATDGILRLSGYRTPTKTRILAGGRHAIKQQVVRYDIEQSLPPDPARAEELRRRLRTAAAGASVAVLSDYGYGTAEPVFADGLRREFESQGGGRGTILCDSRYRLADFVAMDGATPNEEEAENLLGGPLSETDDALAEAGRRLVERLSARFLLITRGSRGMALFDPRGVWQMPVHGTDQVADVTGAGDTVIGTFALAVAAGATPLEAAALANYAGGIVVMKMGTATLGPEELRQAVLADPEPLEALRWTE; translated from the coding sequence ATGACCTCAGCCCATCCCCCCACCAGCTCGACCCTCGGAGCTCCGCCGTCTCAGGAACGGCTGCTGGAGCTCATCGACGCCCTCGCCGGCCAGCCGGTAGTGATGCTGGTGGACCTGGTGGCGGATCACTTCATCACCGGAGCTCCCAAACGCATCAGCCGCGAGGCTCCGGTGCTGATCCTCAGCTACGAGAGCGAGAGCGTGATTCCCGGCGGCGGCGCCAACGCCGTCGCCAACGTCCGCGCCCTGGGAGGGGAACCGCGGCCGGTGGGGGTGGTGGGCGACGACGCCAGCGGCCAACGCCTGCTGCAGGTCTTCGCCGAGCGAGGCATCGCCACCGACGGCATCCTGCGCCTCTCCGGCTACCGCACCCCCACCAAGACCCGCATCCTCGCCGGCGGCCGTCATGCCATCAAGCAGCAGGTGGTGCGCTACGACATCGAGCAATCCCTGCCGCCGGACCCGGCCCGTGCCGAGGAGCTCCGCCGCCGCCTGCGCACCGCCGCCGCCGGTGCCTCCGTCGCCGTACTCAGCGACTACGGCTACGGTACCGCCGAGCCCGTCTTCGCCGATGGGCTGCGCCGGGAGTTCGAGAGCCAGGGCGGCGGCCGCGGCACCATCCTGTGCGATAGCCGCTATCGCCTGGCGGATTTCGTCGCCATGGACGGCGCCACCCCCAACGAGGAGGAGGCGGAGAACCTCCTGGGCGGACCGCTGTCGGAGACCGACGACGCCCTGGCGGAAGCCGGCCGGCGGCTGGTGGAACGCCTCTCCGCACGCTTTCTGCTGATCACGCGGGGCAGCCGGGGCATGGCCCTCTTCGACCCACGGGGGGTCTGGCAGATGCCGGTGCACGGCACAGATCAGGTGGCGGACGTCACCGGCGCCGGCGACACGGTCATCGGCACCTTCGCCCTGGCGGTGGCAGCCGGCGCCACGCCCCTGGAAGCGGCGGCGCTAGCCAACTACGCCGGCGGCATCGTGGTGATGAAGATGGGCACCGCCACCCTCGGCCCGGAAGAGCTGCGGCAGGCGGTGCTGGCGGATCCGGAACCGCTGGAAGCGCTGCGCTGGACCGAATGA
- a CDS encoding helix-turn-helix transcriptional regulator, with protein sequence MTQKIRQVQLVGQKIRQLRKQRSLTQTELAGRIGIQQSDLSRMEKGEYRVSLDTLFKILAQFGMGIGEFFDEMAQDSFSVRDVNLVNQFNSLPQDAQREVSEFVAFKRAQALTDGTEPAAPREADRKEQKA encoded by the coding sequence ATGACCCAGAAAATCCGCCAGGTACAGCTCGTCGGTCAGAAGATTCGTCAGCTGCGCAAACAGCGCAGCCTGACCCAGACCGAGCTCGCCGGACGAATCGGCATCCAGCAATCCGACCTCTCCCGCATGGAGAAGGGCGAATATCGGGTCAGCCTCGACACGCTGTTCAAGATCCTGGCGCAGTTCGGCATGGGCATCGGCGAATTCTTCGACGAGATGGCCCAGGACAGCTTCTCCGTTCGAGACGTCAACCTGGTCAACCAATTCAACTCCCTGCCCCAGGATGCCCAGCGGGAAGTGAGTGAGTTCGTGGCCTTCAAGCGAGCCCAAGCCCTCACCGACGGCACGGAGCCGGCGGCGCCCCGCGAGGCCGACCGCAAGGAGCAAAAGGCATGA
- a CDS encoding peptidoglycan DD-metalloendopeptidase family protein — MARHRKNVLHPKNLLRFGVALALLITGLWLHSSTTRLQAETEALSPLAQAPRFDATLARHLPHPQDSASFDTSRVPLIQTFAPGETLGTVLARFGVEGAPARELGATLADHVDLRRLRAGDPYSVFFDEQGQLEAFQVAVANRGRIRIERAVGDSGWRDVWHPFERRVHLQVISGELEGSLEGSIQLAGGPATLAYRMADALQWDLDFTRDLRLGDRFQALYEHVYLDGQDRGPGKLLALRYETRGSVLEAFAFGEDGGYYDGEGRPLRKMFLRSPMRYSRVTSQFTHRRFHPVLKVYRPHYGVDYGAPRGTPVRVTASGTVSFAGWNRGGGRTIKVRHPNDYETAYLHLSKFADGIRPGRRVTQGQVIGFVGSTGLSTAPHLDYRVKHHGRYLNPLNIKSVPARPIAQKDLPEYIDWRDVLRRSLESGTVTPLETAGATQLASLRSTPEAESATTASSSQASTAR; from the coding sequence ATGGCACGACACCGGAAGAATGTCCTGCACCCTAAGAATCTTCTGCGCTTCGGGGTTGCTCTCGCACTTTTGATCACCGGTTTGTGGCTGCACTCCAGCACGACACGGCTCCAAGCCGAGACCGAGGCCTTGAGCCCGCTGGCTCAGGCCCCCCGATTTGACGCCACCCTCGCCCGCCATCTTCCCCATCCCCAGGACTCCGCAAGCTTCGACACTTCCCGCGTTCCCCTGATCCAGACCTTTGCCCCCGGCGAGACTCTGGGCACGGTGCTAGCGCGCTTCGGCGTCGAGGGGGCGCCGGCTCGGGAGCTGGGAGCCACTCTCGCCGATCACGTGGACCTGCGGCGCCTGCGCGCCGGGGACCCCTACTCCGTCTTCTTCGACGAGCAGGGTCAGCTGGAGGCCTTTCAGGTCGCCGTCGCCAACCGCGGCCGCATTCGCATCGAACGAGCCGTCGGCGACAGCGGCTGGCGGGATGTTTGGCATCCCTTCGAGCGTCGGGTGCACCTGCAGGTGATTTCCGGCGAGCTTGAGGGTTCGCTAGAGGGTTCCATCCAGCTCGCCGGGGGCCCGGCGACCCTCGCGTATCGCATGGCCGATGCCCTGCAGTGGGATCTGGACTTCACCCGCGACCTGCGGCTGGGAGATCGCTTCCAGGCTCTCTACGAGCACGTCTACCTGGACGGCCAGGATCGCGGACCGGGTAAGCTCCTGGCGCTGCGCTACGAGACCCGCGGCAGCGTGCTGGAGGCCTTTGCCTTTGGCGAGGACGGCGGCTACTACGACGGTGAGGGCCGGCCGCTGCGCAAGATGTTCTTGCGCTCCCCCATGCGTTACTCGCGAGTGACCTCTCAGTTCACCCACCGCCGCTTCCATCCGGTGCTCAAGGTCTACCGCCCCCACTATGGCGTCGACTACGGAGCCCCGCGGGGTACGCCGGTGCGGGTCACCGCCAGCGGCACCGTTTCCTTCGCCGGCTGGAATCGCGGTGGCGGTCGCACCATCAAGGTGCGCCACCCCAACGACTACGAGACCGCTTATCTGCACCTGTCCAAATTCGCCGACGGCATTCGCCCCGGCCGCCGGGTCACCCAGGGGCAGGTCATCGGCTTCGTCGGTTCCACCGGTCTGTCCACCGCCCCGCATCTCGACTACCGGGTCAAGCACCACGGTCGCTACCTCAATCCGCTAAACATCAAGAGCGTTCCGGCGCGGCCCATCGCACAAAAAGATCTGCCGGAGTACATCGACTGGCGGGACGTGCTGCGGCGGAGCCTCGAGTCGGGGACCGTCACGCCGCTGGAGACCGCCGGCGCGACACAGCTGGCGAGTCTGCGCTCCACTCCGGAGGCGGAATCGGCCACCACCGCATCTTCTTCTCAAGCCTCCACAGCTCGCTGA